A segment of the Deltaproteobacteria bacterium genome:
CGTTGCTTGGGCCTGACCGTGTTTCTGCACGCCCTGCAGACCTCGAAAACGCTTCGCACGATGAGTCGTCATGCTCGCCGTCGATGCCGCAAGCTGTCGCATGGCCACTCACGACTGAAGAAGTTGTTCGTGTTGTTCGTTGTGCTTACGAACAGAACATTCCACTTACAGCTCGTGGTGCTGGTTCAAGTCTCGAAGGCAATCCGATTCCTGTGCGTGGCGGCATTGTACTTGACCTCTCGCAAATGAATACGATCGTCGCGGTTCATGCTGAAGATCTGCAAGTCACTGTGCAGCCGGGCATTGTCTACAATCAACTCAATGAACAACTCAAATCATACGGATTGTTCTTCCCTCCCTCCCCTGGTGGCAGTTCAGATGTGGCAACTATCGGTGGTATGGTCGCGAATAACGCCAGTGGTATCTACTCCGTAAAATACGGAGGAACCCGTGATCATGTGAAAGCTGCAACGGTGGTGACCGGCACTGGCGAGGTGCTTCAACTTGGTACGCGGAGTCGCAAAACGTCGTCAGGGTATCATCTGCTCGGACTGCTGGTGGGTTCGGAAGGCACGTTAGGAATTGCGACAACATTAACCTTGTCGCTGGTTGGGCTGCCACAAGAACGCAGACAGGGAGCGTTCACATTTCCAACTGAGAAAATGGCGGTGATGGCAATCGCCGAGATGATGCGGTATGGGATCGACCTTGCCGCGGTTGAGTTTCTTGATCACCGTGCCATTGCGGCCCTTAATCGATTTCAACATTTTGGTTTGGAGGAGCAGCCAACACTGTTCATTGAAGTGCATGGCTCACAGACATCAGCAGATGAAGTGTTTCAGGCTGCTCGTGCGGTGTGCGAGGAACATCACGGTGTCGTTCTTTCACTTCCCGATGGGCGGAACCCGTGGGAGATTCGTCACTTCACAACTCGTGCAATTCAATCACTGAATCCCAAAGCGAAAACGCTGCGAACCGATATGGGATTTCCCGTCTCGCGCTTACCAGAGATTGTCGAGCAGAGTTACGCTATTGCTGCGCGGCATGGTGTGGTGCTCCATACCTTTGGCCATGCAGGGATCGGTATTCTTCACGCTCTGATCCGAGAAGAGTCAGAAGACGTTACCCGCTGGGCCGCCGCGAGTCTCGCCAAAGATGAAATTGTTGCGTTCGTTTTGTCGGTTGGTGGCACAGCTTCTGGTGAACATGGTATTGGCCTTGGCAGTCGCAAGTACACCCAGAAAGAGCACGGAGCCGCGCTTGAAGTCATGAAGGGTATTAAGCAGCTTTTCGATCCAAAGGGAATTCTCAATCCGGGCAAGATCTGGTGAAAAAAGTTAAGGAAAATTGACGATCAAAGTCGGTCATGCAGCTTATCGTACAGCTCGCCGCGGAAATCCCCCCGCGCTGTGCGCGGCCCACCAGTCACAACGTAAGAGAGCATGCTTGTTGTTTCAGGCACTGCGCACCGTGGCGAGGTTCCTTCTCCCTGAGGGAAAGGGAATTTCTCGCTGCGAAGTGCTGAAGTTGTGACCAGTGTGCACGGCCCCCTTTGCAAAGGGGAGCTAGGGAGGATTTTATCAGCCGAGGATTACCGCCTCTGCCTGTCAAAACTCATCAGCGGGCGCGTCATACTACAAACCGCTTGACGTTGCGAACAGTCTACTCACTGCCTGTTTTCCCAGCCACGGCAACACCGTGCCGACAAACGCCAAGACAAGGAGCAAGACGCCAAGTTCAGCCTGCAGTCGTAACGGTGAGAGTAACCATACCGCAGCTACTGCCGTAAGGATTGCGGTTATCATCAGTGCGTGAAACACCGTGTGCTCCCCTTCTGCCATCAACCAAAGTGGAAATGTGGCAGGCAGGAGCATGCCAAAGCCGGAGACAATGATAGGCAGCGAATACATGTTCAGATCGATTCCTCCCCACCATAAGAGGAGGAGGAGCGCTGCTTGTACGAGGAAGACAGTAATGAGCGTCTCAAGGACGGCGCGCAATGATCGGGTTGCCACCAGTGCACCCCCCGCGGCTAGTAAGAGGAATGCACCAAAGAAACGCCAATAATGCTGCGCGACCGCTGCATGGACCGCGGCCAAGATGCCGAGAATGCCTCCGCCGATATGAAATTGCACATTTTGATTATCTTGTGTGCGTATGAACGCGTGGGCACGGTCAAAAATACGTGTGATAGCATTCGGAGAATACTGTCGATAAAAAAACGATACTGCCGTTGCACGAAAGTCTTGTGAGAAGAGGCGGGCAACTTCACTGGGTGTTGCCGCCGAGGAAATGATACGAAAGACGACTTGACCTGCGGATTCGAGGTCGTCGGGAATGACCTCCCATTTAGGAATATCCTCATGAAACATACGAGTGACCGATTTCACCAGATTCGTGATGGCAACACTTCCGCCAAAATCCCGATCCTCGGCCATATGCTGCTGAAACGCTTCGATAGTTTGTAATGCGTGCGGGTTGCGGAACGCGGCCGTGTCGTTGGCTTGGGCGACAACGATGAGCTGGTTCACGCCGACGAATTTTTCATTCACCAAGGCAAAGGCCTGATTGTACGGGTGCGTCCCATAGAAGAGTGTTGACCCCATCACCTCACGCCCAGCTTTCAACTGCATCGCCGCAACGATGCCACACCCTGCAAGAAGCACCATTCCTAGTGGGAACAAAGAGGAAGAAGCCGTGGCCTG
Coding sequences within it:
- a CDS encoding FAD-binding oxidoreductase, with amino-acid sequence MDNLWSSNAVDRRRRNGSCTQASEKLSTRPYLGLHLFLLFLSGDCQDTQTGSRETRWCMVSIVGRGFSRWNMSLVNHLITLLGPDRVSARPADLENASHDESSCSPSMPQAVAWPLTTEEVVRVVRCAYEQNIPLTARGAGSSLEGNPIPVRGGIVLDLSQMNTIVAVHAEDLQVTVQPGIVYNQLNEQLKSYGLFFPPSPGGSSDVATIGGMVANNASGIYSVKYGGTRDHVKAATVVTGTGEVLQLGTRSRKTSSGYHLLGLLVGSEGTLGIATTLTLSLVGLPQERRQGAFTFPTEKMAVMAIAEMMRYGIDLAAVEFLDHRAIAALNRFQHFGLEEQPTLFIEVHGSQTSADEVFQAARAVCEEHHGVVLSLPDGRNPWEIRHFTTRAIQSLNPKAKTLRTDMGFPVSRLPEIVEQSYAIAARHGVVLHTFGHAGIGILHALIREESEDVTRWAAASLAKDEIVAFVLSVGGTASGEHGIGLGSRKYTQKEHGAALEVMKGIKQLFDPKGILNPGKIW